Below is a genomic region from Nitrospira sp..
ATGCGCGCCGATGAGGAGTGGCGCCTCAGTCTGCCGTTCCCGGCGATCGATGGGAGCGGAGACGGCAAGAATGTTGTCGAAGGTTCGGCCTCTTGCGTGAAACGTCCGTCGGGTCGTCGCCCAGCCGTACCTGGAAAATTCGTCTGCCAGGTACTCAGCAGTCTGCCGCAACGCCTGCGGAGCGGTGTCGGGGTGGCGTTCACGCACGAGCGCCCGAAGGTGGCGGAGGATGGTGACGCGCCGGGTCGACACAAGATAGTGATCGCGTCCGCTTACGACGTGATCTCGGTTCCGATGCCTTTGTGGGTAAAGATCTCCAGGAGGACGGCATGCGGGGTCCGCCCGTCGATGATGTGGGCCTTGGCGGCACCCTGCTCGAGGGCATCCAAACAAGCGTGGACTTTCGGAAGCATGCCTTCTGTGATCGTGCCCTTCTTCACCATGCGCTGCACATCTTTCCGGGAAACGGTCGAGAGATGGCGACCGTTCGCATCTCGAATCCCTTTGATGTCCGTCATCATCACCAGTTTCTCGGCGCGCAACGCCCCGGCGATGGCTCCCGCCACCAAATCGGCGTTGATGTTGTAGGTATTTCCTTCTCGATCGGTCCCGATCGGAGCGATCACGGGGATATAATGATCGCCCTGGAGTTTCAGCAGCAGGCTGGGGTCCACCTTTTCAATATCACCGACGAATCCGAAATCGCTTTCGGCGTCGTCTCCGTCAAAATCCCGCTCCAGGCTTTCCGCCCAAGCCTTGGCCGTCAGCGGCTTGCTCAGAATGAGACCACCGTCCTTACCGCTGAGACCGACCGCGCTGCCGCCGTGCCGGGTGATGAGATCGGTGATCTCCATGTTGATCTTTCCCGCCAACACCATTTCCACGATCTCCATCGTGGCCTCGCTGGTCACCCGGACGCCGTGGAGAAACTTGGATTCGATGCCGAGTCGATCGAGCATCTTGTCGATCTGAGGGCCGCCGCCGTGGATG
It encodes:
- the argB gene encoding acetylglutamate kinase, yielding MNKLIKKANVLIEALPYIRTFRGKTVVIKYGGNAMIESSLKERFAQDVVLLKYVGLNPVIIHGGGPQIDKMLDRLGIESKFLHGVRVTSEATMEIVEMVLAGKINMEITDLITRHGGSAVGLSGKDGGLILSKPLTAKAWAESLERDFDGDDAESDFGFVGDIEKVDPSLLLKLQGDHYIPVIAPIGTDREGNTYNINADLVAGAIAGALRAEKLVMMTDIKGIRDANGRHLSTVSRKDVQRMVKKGTITEGMLPKVHACLDALEQGAAKAHIIDGRTPHAVLLEIFTHKGIGTEITS